One Leptospira bouyouniensis DNA window includes the following coding sequences:
- a CDS encoding MaoC family dehydratase: protein MYNKGKSFSEIQIGEKASFTKTISETDVYLFAGISGDFNPLHVDEEYAKTTNFGTRIAHGGLAASLLAPVLGMKLPGLGTVALETTTKFRKPVYFGDTITCLVEVVEKVERIKAIKMKIVWSNQKGEVVSKGETLVIPPG, encoded by the coding sequence ATGTATAATAAAGGTAAAAGTTTTTCTGAAATCCAAATAGGAGAAAAAGCTTCTTTTACAAAAACAATTTCCGAAACAGATGTTTATCTTTTTGCAGGAATCAGTGGAGATTTTAATCCGTTACATGTAGATGAAGAATATGCAAAAACCACCAACTTTGGAACAAGGATTGCCCACGGTGGACTTGCGGCTTCATTGCTTGCTCCTGTACTCGGAATGAAATTACCTGGACTCGGAACCGTTGCATTAGAAACCACTACGAAGTTTCGTAAACCGGTTTATTTCGGAGATACAATCACGTGTTTGGTGGAAGTAGTTGAAAAAGTAGAACGAATCAAAGCGATCAAAATGAAAATTGTTTGGTCAAATCAGAAAGGGGAAGTCGTGAGTAAAGGTGAGACTTTGGTCATTCCTCCCGGTTGA
- a CDS encoding DUF1292 domain-containing protein has product MDIKDLGFQADDFLPNRSTEEIDLVDEKGNSYQWEVFYSFSQMGNDYLVFLPNTEQEYQFVNVEMDDPDSEVPGYIVMRIGQDESGEEILEEILDEDELEEIREFVEDEIGLVGQFLNREE; this is encoded by the coding sequence ATGGATATCAAAGATCTCGGATTCCAAGCAGATGATTTTTTACCCAATCGATCTACTGAAGAAATCGATTTAGTGGATGAAAAAGGAAACAGCTACCAATGGGAAGTTTTCTACTCATTTTCACAAATGGGAAATGACTATTTGGTATTCTTACCAAATACTGAACAAGAATACCAATTCGTGAATGTGGAAATGGATGATCCCGACTCTGAGGTTCCAGGATACATCGTTATGCGCATTGGTCAAGATGAATCAGGAGAGGAGATATTAGAAGAAATTTTAGATGAAGACGAATTGGAAGAAATCCGTGAATTTGTTGAAGATGAAATTGGACTTGTTGGCCAATTCCTCAACCGGGAGGAATGA
- a CDS encoding HNH endonuclease, with the protein MTEPPLEPFFSDVTDEELRRERKKAKDLKNTAWWKNKRASGICHYCGQKFKVEELTMDHLIPIIRGGKSVKANLVPACKECNFKKKHSLPFEKEFFS; encoded by the coding sequence ATGACCGAACCACCTCTCGAGCCATTTTTTTCAGATGTCACCGATGAAGAATTACGCCGGGAACGAAAAAAAGCAAAGGACCTTAAAAATACTGCTTGGTGGAAAAATAAACGAGCTTCTGGAATTTGCCATTATTGTGGGCAAAAATTCAAAGTGGAAGAATTAACAATGGACCACTTAATTCCTATTATACGAGGTGGAAAATCTGTCAAAGCGAACTTAGTACCAGCTTGTAAAGAATGTAATTTTAAAAAGAAACACAGTCTACCTTTTGAGAAGGAATTTTTTAGCTAA